One window of the Peromyscus leucopus breed LL Stock chromosome 17, UCI_PerLeu_2.1, whole genome shotgun sequence genome contains the following:
- the Proz gene encoding vitamin K-dependent protein Z isoform X2, whose product MCSEAHVDHWASQGPGLCLSADFALPGPAGLWVSMAGCVLLRRGPLLAFTLTLVLHQVELSVFLPASEAHKVLVRWRRAGSYLLEEIFEGNLEKECYEEICKYEEAREVFEDDALTERFWKQYNGGSPCVSQPCLNNGICKDYIRNYSCMCSAGYEGKNCAMAKNECHLERTDGCQHFCHPGLSSYVCSCAKGYKLGTDRKSCSPSDKCACGALTSKHIRTLEKDGQDPPSFPWQVKLTNSEGKDFCGGVLIQEDFVLTTAKCSLLHNNISVKAKPGQSFLPTGKFPSSAMAVLNSKCEL is encoded by the exons ATGTGTTCTGAGGCACACGTTGACCACTGGGCCTCCCAGGGCCCTGGACTTTGTCTGTCTGCAGACTTTGCCCTGCCTGGGCCAGCCGGGCTCTGGGTCAGCATGGCTGGCTGCGTCTTGCTGCGCCGGGGCCCCCTCCTCGCCTTCACCCTCACCCTTGTCCTGCACCAGGTGGAGCTTTCAG TGTTTCTTCCGGCCTCGGAGGCACACAAAGTTCTGGTGAGATGGAGACGTGCTGGTTCTTATCTCCTGGAAGAAATCTTCGAGGGCAACTTGGAAAAGGAATGCTACGAGGAAATCTGCAAGTACGAGGAAGCGagagaagtgtttgaagatgatgcCTTGACT GAAAGATTCTGGAAACAGTATAATG GTGGTTCCCCATGCGTCTCCCAGCCCTGCCTCAACAACGGGATATGCAAGGACTACATCCGCAATTACAGCTGCATGTGCTCAGCTGGCTACGAGGGCAAGAACTGCGCCATGG cTAAAAACGAATGTCACCTGGAGAGGACCGACGGGTGCCAGCACTTCTGCCATCCAGGGCTGTCCTCCTACGTGTGCAGCTGTGCAAAGGGCTACAAGCTGGGCACGGACCGCAAATCATGCAGTCCGAGTG ACAAGTGTGCCTGTGGGGCCCTGACTTCCAAACACATCAGGACACTGGAAAAAGACGGCCAGGATCCACCTAGCTTCCCGTGGCAG gtCAAGTTAACAAATTCCGAAGGAAAGGACTTCTGTGGTGGTGTTTTAATCCAGGAGGACTTCGTGTTGACCACAGCAAAGTGCTCATTACTACACAACAACATTAGTGTCAAAGCAA AGCCTGGACAATCATTTCTCCCCACTGGGAAGTTTCCATCATCAGCTATGGCTGTGCTCAACAGCAAATGTGAGCTTTGA
- the Proz gene encoding vitamin K-dependent protein Z isoform X1, giving the protein MCSEAHVDHWASQGPGLCLSADFALPGPAGLWVSMAGCVLLRRGPLLAFTLTLVLHQVELSVFLPASEAHKVLVRWRRAGSYLLEEIFEGNLEKECYEEICKYEEAREVFEDDALTERFWKQYNGGSPCVSQPCLNNGICKDYIRNYSCMCSAGYEGKNCAMAKNECHLERTDGCQHFCHPGLSSYVCSCAKGYKLGTDRKSCSPSDKCACGALTSKHIRTLEKDGQDPPSFPWQVKLTNSEGKDFCGGVLIQEDFVLTTAKCSLLHNNISVKANAGQRIGIKNTHVHMRYDEESGENDLSLLELEKPLHCPSSGLPVCVPERDFAEHVLIPGREGLLSGWTLNGTDLDTTPMMLLVTQEDEEECGRTLNVTVTTRTSCEKGGVVTGPWVEGSVVTREHKGTWFLTGILGLPPPGRSHVFLLTTVPRYSMWFKQIMK; this is encoded by the exons ATGTGTTCTGAGGCACACGTTGACCACTGGGCCTCCCAGGGCCCTGGACTTTGTCTGTCTGCAGACTTTGCCCTGCCTGGGCCAGCCGGGCTCTGGGTCAGCATGGCTGGCTGCGTCTTGCTGCGCCGGGGCCCCCTCCTCGCCTTCACCCTCACCCTTGTCCTGCACCAGGTGGAGCTTTCAG TGTTTCTTCCGGCCTCGGAGGCACACAAAGTTCTGGTGAGATGGAGACGTGCTGGTTCTTATCTCCTGGAAGAAATCTTCGAGGGCAACTTGGAAAAGGAATGCTACGAGGAAATCTGCAAGTACGAGGAAGCGagagaagtgtttgaagatgatgcCTTGACT GAAAGATTCTGGAAACAGTATAATG GTGGTTCCCCATGCGTCTCCCAGCCCTGCCTCAACAACGGGATATGCAAGGACTACATCCGCAATTACAGCTGCATGTGCTCAGCTGGCTACGAGGGCAAGAACTGCGCCATGG cTAAAAACGAATGTCACCTGGAGAGGACCGACGGGTGCCAGCACTTCTGCCATCCAGGGCTGTCCTCCTACGTGTGCAGCTGTGCAAAGGGCTACAAGCTGGGCACGGACCGCAAATCATGCAGTCCGAGTG ACAAGTGTGCCTGTGGGGCCCTGACTTCCAAACACATCAGGACACTGGAAAAAGACGGCCAGGATCCACCTAGCTTCCCGTGGCAG gtCAAGTTAACAAATTCCGAAGGAAAGGACTTCTGTGGTGGTGTTTTAATCCAGGAGGACTTCGTGTTGACCACAGCAAAGTGCTCATTACTACACAACAACATTAGTGTCAAAGCAA ATGCTGGCCAGCGGATTGGCATCAAGAACACTCACGTGCACATGCGCTATGATGAGGAGTCAGGGGAGAATGACCTCTCACTGCTGGAACTAGAGAAACCCTTGCATTGCCCCAGCTCAGGGCTCCCTGTCTGTGTCCCAGAGAGGGACTTTGCCGAGCATGTCCTCATCCCTGGAAGAGAGGGTCTCCTCAGCGGCTGGACACTCAATGGCACCGACCTGGATACCACACCCATGATGCTTCTGGTCacacaggaggatgaggaggaatgTGGACGGACCCTGAATGTGACTGTCACAACAAGAACAAGCTGTGAGAAGGGCGGCGTGGTGACTGGGCCTTGGGTGGAGGGGAGTGTGGTCACCCGAGAACACAAGGGGACCTGGTTCCTCACGGGGATCCTGGGTTTGCCGCCACCGGGGCGGTCACACGTGTTCCTCCTCACCACAGTCCCAAGATACTCAATGTGGTTTAAACAGATCATGAAGTAA